CATTGTTGTTGTGTGTTTGGAACATACCTCAAACTCAGGTAGGGAAGGATTTCACCAAAATGGGCCCCAGGCACATAAAAAATAGGGCCCCAAATACActgcattccagctccctgcacaccTTGCCATTCTGGCATTAACCAACATATAACCATATTGCAATCTTTGAACGCAGATCAGCAAAAATCGAATTGACTTTATTACACCAGGACTCATGGCATTGGAGAGGCTGTGTTTGACTTCCAAGCTCTTTTCAGAGGAGAATCCAGAAAATGTTATGtgcaatattttcatatttgtaaaataCTTAACATTATTTATATCAGCTGTCATCTGTTCCACTCCAGATCCTACTTCATGtcaatgttttgtattatgtgttttattttcttgctaCACTACTTATGATCATCTATAAAAGTAagtaaatcttttgttttatggAAGTAGCTAATTCTATCAAAAAATATTGGAGATTACCATGTGTTAACATGTAAAAGAAGCTAGTAGGGTGTCAaagagatatttattttaaactctaCACTATAATCTTTACAAGGTGACAGATTTCCTAATTCTATGTACaggctggtggtgaggttgcaatgaggttactgcttcctcacacccctgAAACAAGCCCTCAGGtcagacactttgggcctgatttttttaaacctcACCAAGGCtgaataggatacactttcatcaatgaagctgggtgatcccaatCTTGATGGcacccaaaattattttttattaaacatttattatatagcacaaacattacgcagagctgtacaataaatagggttgcaaatgacagttagatacagacagtgacagaggaggaggagacgacccttTAAGCTTACAATTTAGAAGGCGgagaaagtatcacacaataggaggggagatatgtactggtgggaagtagtgagggattcaagagacagaagacgggtatgcaagtttgaaaagatgggatttgagtgctcttttaaaagagcagaagatAGGGGAAAGCCAAATAGGACGGGGCCAAACTGCACCTTTGAAGCACCCTacagtgcgctgtgtgtgttatGGCACTGCCACACGTTGCCTTGTGCTTCATTAATTTGTTTCTAAAACACAGTGGTAGGTTCAAAGCCTTAGAAAATCAGCTACAAtatgttttttcacaaaaatatctACATGTAATTTCAAGGCTATGTCTATTTTATACAAAGTTATCTGGGACAGTGATCTGTTTTATCCATGTTGGGACATTTCTACTTCTACTACCTGTTTCTAGTCATTGCTGTTTATAACTAACTATTCTCTAGCAAAGCAACCACATGCTTGTAGGAGCTGCCTCCAACCCTTACATGGAACATAATAGCCATTTTAAATTAAGTTTAGGAGtaatataatttactatattcataatttattaataatattatcatgtttTTCTTAATGGCAGGTCAGGAATTCAGTTACCCGGACTCTAACTTGGCTTTAGATCTCGGTCTCTTATTTCTTATGGCAATCCTTGAGTCTGTGCGGTTGTACTTGGGTAAGTAACAAGATATCTCAATATTAAAGCAAATTTGTAGAAAACAATGGGACGTTTAAGATGCATTAACAAGGGTAGTAAttctataattaatttattttgaaaacataataaaatacaacaatccTGTGAACATTTCAAAAGTCCATGAATATGCATTAAATATGCATtaaattattaaagattttttacatATTGGGTATAATACTTGGTAACGTCAACACGTTTGTGGTAATTTAAACGTATCACCTCTTCTTCAGGAAGAGACAGAGAGTTGTCACTTTAGTTGAAACATGAAATCTCAACCACGATAAAGACACATATCTAGTATGGTTAAACTCATCCAAGTCTTAGGACAACCTTTGTCCAATATTTAGTTGTTATGGTGCTGCTAGGAAGAAAGCTGACATTTGCTGATATCTGTGCATATGTAGATTCATAGATTTAATCTCTATGTGTGAAATACACTCAGAAAGGAGAAGTAGAGGCCTTTGTTTGTACAAAACCATGTGTTAACACTTGAGGAATCTGACCTGTGATCTGTCTTAACTTAAATACCTCTTTCTGAAgagtatacaatatatttacatatatacaatatatataattctcACACAAGCCATTATGTAATTAATTGTCCCACTCCTTTACATTTCAGTTTGCATTCAGATTTACAATTTTGGTTTCTGATTTCTGCTTCTCTAAACATTCAGATACACTGGGGATGAGAATTGAAgataaaatgtgtatatgtttCCTACAGCACAGGTTTCCAGCTATTATGGATTGTTGTAGGCAGCACCAGCCTTTTCCTGGTTTTAAACAAATAGCTCCATTCTTGTCCTGAAAGCTTGTATGTGTTTAGGACTTTaggttttaacaattttttaacactcatattatttaatttgttacagGTACCATGGGCAATTTGACAGAAGAAGAACTTCCCTTAGGATCCAGCTTGTTCCTCACTCTTGGCAATGTTCTTCTGTCTGTATATTTCCTGGTGTGGGAGACATATGTTCTAAGAGCAGATCTCATCATAAATGGCATCTTGTTCGTTCTTTATGGTCTGGAAGCAATCCTGGAAATGTTCACCATTGCTACATTTTTCCGTTAACACCAACAGCACATTGTAGTATTGTAGTAAAGACTCTGATGTTTGTGGCAGCCCTGTGGCGATAAAGACAGATGGAGAGGaacttcacccttttttttaagaaatgttttaaaaaaatattatttttcggAGTGATGAGATCCccgtaaaatatattttacctaatCTAAAATTTTAGCCTATCGAACCCATTAATCAGCTTCGATAAAAATACAGGTCGGCGTGCTTATGGCAACGgcggtaaattttaaaacaggtccataaaattaatattatctaGGATTTTAGACATTTATCCCTATCACGGCGGCTTGAAGGTGTGTATTATAAAGGATTTAGGTTACATTTAAATTCGGTGAatggtgaaaaaaacacattgcaagcCTACATTTTATAACTAAAGCATTGCACAACAATAATTCTGTTTAGACTTGTTATACTAGTTGTCTTTACCAATAATtagttgtaaaaaatgtaaatttatggaattttgatatttatttttataccaatTTTGTACTCCACTTTTATTGGATCCTTTATTAAAATTGGGTTGTAAATTTTTCTGTGAATAAATTACCTAATTATATTTGGAAATAATATCCTGTTAAGATGCATTATTACTGCAAAGTATAAGTATACAGAGCTTCAAAGATTAAAGCCCATAAATGGggtgtttttaaaatgttcccaACTGGTGTTATAtgaatatatgttatataaatacttacCTGATTGTTCtctatcttctttaaaaaattgcagtacaTGTGTAGTACATTGTATGATCGTTGGATAttccaggtatcccagcatcccctgaggctgctgggactgaatgaattcttGTATGCATGTATGGGAGTTACATCATGCCAGCccagaaaatcaaaatgtcagaGTATTAgaaaacctggaagagaagaagatagtggcacctgCGACAAGAAGGGGGCAAGGaagtgtattaaaaaattgtgatcaggcaagtatgtttattttagttcAGAAATTATAtcacctgtccctcctgcaataaaggac
The genomic region above belongs to Pyxicephalus adspersus chromosome 9, UCB_Pads_2.0, whole genome shotgun sequence and contains:
- the TMEM80 gene encoding transmembrane protein 80, coding for MALSRRGKSSLVLSSVPLQILLHVNVLYYVFYFLATLLMIIYKSQEFSYPDSNLALDLGLLFLMAILESVRLYLGTMGNLTEEELPLGSSLFLTLGNVLLSVYFLVWETYVLRADLIINGILFVLYGLEAILEMFTIATFFR